The genomic window TTGTCAACGCAATTTACAGCATACCTTGTAAATTGTCAAGATCCTAATAGTTTATCTCTTAATGCAACTTCTACCAAGGATGGAACCATTTTTGATATATCAGAATTTAAAATGGTTAATTCTTTTATTGCACTACTTCGTAATACAAAATATTTGGGATCTGTTGGTAAAAAAATAGTTTCAATGTCAGGATCCAAGTCTTTGTTCAACATAGATAATTCAAACTCATATCCAAAATCTGTGAAAGCTCTTACACCACGAACCAAGACCGTTGCACCCACATTTTTTGCATAGTCCACTATAAGTTTATTCCAGAGATGGACAGAAACATTATGGTAGACTTTTGTAAGCTCATCTAACATTTCAAACCGTTCTTCTGCAGAAAACAAGTACTTTTTATTTGTATTCACTGATATCACAACGTCCACAGTATCAAATATAGCTGCGGCTCTTTCGATAATATTTATATGTCCATTTGTTGGAGGATCAAAAGATCCTGGTAGAACTGCTTTTATCATAATAGTAAAGACGATAATATATATACTGGTTAAGGTCAAGAAATAGCTTTTGACAAAAATATGACTACTGGATAAACTTTGATTATGAAAACTTTTATAAAAATAAGTATTGTAT from Spirochaeta cellobiosiphila DSM 17781 includes these protein-coding regions:
- the coaD gene encoding pantetheine-phosphate adenylyltransferase; the encoded protein is MIKAVLPGSFDPPTNGHINIIERAAAIFDTVDVVISVNTNKKYLFSAEERFEMLDELTKVYHNVSVHLWNKLIVDYAKNVGATVLVRGVRAFTDFGYEFELSMLNKDLDPDIETIFLPTDPKYFVLRSSAIKELTILNSDISKMVPSLVEVALRDKLLGS